The region ATCGTGAACCAGGCGCCGTTCTTGATCTCTTGTTCGAGCTGGCCGGGCGCCCAGCCGGCGTAGCCGAATATGAACAATTTTTGCCGCGGCCCTTTGCCGCGCTCGATCGCTTGCAGGATGTCGTCGTCGCCGCTTACTCCCAGGCCGTTGCCCACGAACATCGTAGCACTGGCGGCGTAATCGTTGCTGTGGAGGATGAAAAGCCTTTCCGACTCGACCGGACCGCCGAGGTGAATCCTGACGGTCTCGACGGCGCCCTCCCCTTTTTGGCCGAGCGCTTTGAGGAGATCCGAGAGCGGCCCTTCGGCGACCGGACGGTTGATGACCAAACCCATCGCGCCGGTCCGGTCGTGCCTGATCATGTATATGACGCTTTCGGCAAACCTGGGATCGGCCATTTCCCGAGTGGCGACGAGAAATTGGCCGATGAGATACTGCTCCTCTTCCGCGACGGCGGCGGGAGGATTTCTTCCAACTCCGACGAATCCGAGCAGAACGGCGAGCGCCAGGACGCATAATCGCTTCATGACCGCGATGTCTCCGAAGCCGAACGATACCAGGCATAGAAGATTACGTCTACCCGACGTCTACATTGACGGAACGCCGCCACGGTGGCAGAATGGCTCCGTTAACTGACGACCGGCTCCACCGGCAACTGGAAAGGAGACTTTTATGGCGGCCGTGCTTCCGCCCTTGGTGATGATTCTTCTCGTGGCGCTTATTGTTTACCTCGCCTGGCGCGAGGCCAACAAGGAAAAATAGGCGTGGGTCGGGTTTATTCCCAAAATTCCCGGCCGATCGTTTTGCGTTTTCAAAAATGCTGTGATAGCTAATTTACTTCCCATCGAAACAAGGTCTAACACCCCTATGAAGAGGCGAAAGATTTACCCCGGCCTCGCCGTTTTTGCCTGGATCATCCTCTCCTGCGCGGTTCCCGCGAGCGCCAATGTGATCGAACAGATCATCGTCGTGGTCGACGGCGAGCCGTACACTCTGACTAATTTCAAAGACTACGCCAAGACCCAGATGAGTCGCGAGTTTCCCGCCGGCGACCTCAAGCAATTGGGCAAGGAAGATCAGGAGGTGGTCGAGCAGTTTATCACCGACAAGCTCCTGGCCGCCGAGGTCAAGCAGTCGGGGATCAAGGTCAGCGACGAGGAAATCGATCACTACATAGGGCAAATCAAGGAGAAGAACGGAATCAACGACGAACAGCTTAGAGAGGCGCTCAAGCGGGAGAGGGTGACGTGGGAAAAGTATCGCGCCTCGATCCGCGCCGAGGTCGAAAAGTCCGAGATCATCGACGGCCAGGTAAGAAAGAAAGTCAATATCACCCCCGAAGACGTGGAACGCTACTATCAGTTGAACCAGAAAAAATACGTCTCCGATGAAAGAGCGCGCGTACGCCATATTCTGCTTGTTGTTCCTGAGGGAACCGATGGAGCGAAGGCAGCGATGGAGAAGGCGTCCGAAATCCGCCGCCGCGCGCTGGCCGGAGAGGATTTTGCCAAACTGGCCGAGAGCTATTCCGAGGGCGCGGGCGCGTCCGAAGGAGGAGATATCGGCTGGATTACACGGGGAAGCCTGCTGCAAGAAATCGACGAACTCGCCTTCGGCAAACTCGCCGTGGGCGAGGTGAGTCAGCCCGTGCGCACCAGCGCGGGAATTCATCTGGTCAAGGTGGAGACCCGCGAGGCGGGGAAACAAATCCCGTTTGCAACCGTCAGAGAAAAAGTCAGAGAGGAAGTCTTAGCCAAAGCCATAGAAGAGCGGTTTAATAAATGGCTCAAGTCCGATCTCAGAAAGAGGCACAAGGTTGACGTGAAGCTTCCCGGCGTCGTCTTCCGTCCGGAAGATACCAAAGAAGGAACGATGGACACTCTCGTGGCCTCGCGATCGAAGCGGAGCAGAAACGAAAGCTCGAGCTTTTGGGATTTTCTGAATCCGTTCAAATCGACGCCGGTAGAAGACGACGAAGAGCTGGGGCAGAATCCCAACGCCGGACAGGACGTGATAAGTTTGTTCGGCACGCCTCTTTTCCGTTCGGAATCGGCCGACCCTGCGGAAACGACCGACGAAATCCTCGCCCCCATTGAAGATCCCAAAGGCGCCGCAAAACCTAAAGAGTCGGGCGGTTTTTGGCGGAGTCTCAATCCTTTCGCGAAGTAATTTTTGAGTTCCGCTCGGGCACAAGCGTTCCAAGCTCGCGGACCCATCCGGAAAAAAATGGCGAAGCCCCTTATCGCTGTGACCATGGGCGATCCCGCCGGAGTCGGTCCCGAGATCGTTCTCAAGGCATTGGCTGATCCGGCCGTGAGACGGAAATGCCGGATCGTCGTTCTGGGGGATTGGCTTGTTCTTGAGCGGAATCTAAAAACGCAGGGGCCCAATCGCAAGCTCGTGTCGTGGCAGCCTGGCCGCCCCTGGCCCGAAGCCGACGGCGTCATTGTCCACTCGTTGTCCTCTCTTTCTCCCGCACAGTGTAAACCCGGTCGTCCTTCGCGGGCATGCGGCGATGCTGTTTATCGCTACATCAAAGAGGCGGCCAAGCTGGCGCTGTCGGGATCGGTCGACGCGATAGCCACCGCGCCGATCAACAAGAAAGTTCTCCAGATGGCGGGGCATCGGTATCCCGGCCATACGGAGCTGCTGGCCGAGCTCGCCGGCGTGCCCGAGTGCCGGATGATGCTGTTGGGAAGCAGCTTGAAAGTCGTCCCGGTAACCGGGCACGTGGCTTTAATGCGGGTCGCGCGCGAGTTGACGAGGAGAAAAATTCGCGTCACGCTGGAACTGGCGAGCCAGGCGCTCAGGAAATATTTCGGCCGCGCGCGTCCGCGGCTGGCGGTGGCGGCGCTGAATCCCCACGCCGGCGAGGAGGAGATCTTCGGCGACGAGGAGCGAAAAATTATTTTTCCCGCGGTGCGTGAGGCGAAGCGGCGCGGGATCCGGGCCTTTGGTCCGCTTCCGGCGGACAGTCTTTTTCATCGGGCCGCACGGGAAGACTACGACGCCGTGATCTGCATGTATCACGATCAGGCCCTCATCCCGCTGAAGCTCCTGCATTTTATCGGCGGTGTGGCCTTGACCTTGGGTCTCCCGTTTGTCAGAACTTCCGTGGATCACGGCACGGCCTACGATATCGCCGGCCAAAACAAGGCCGACGCAACCAGCATGAAAGAGGCGATCTTGCTGGCGGCGCGCCTGGGCCAACGCGTGAAGCGGCGGAGGAGATCATGAATCCAGCAATCTTTCGAGAGTACGACATACGCGGGCTGGCAGAAAAAGATTTCGACGCCGACTTCGCCTATCTTCTGGGCAAAGTTCACGGCACGGCGGTTTACAGCAAGGGCGGGCGCCGCGTCACCGTAGGGCGGGACTGTCGCGCCACGTCGGATCCATACGCCGAGGCGGTGATTCGGGGTCTCGTCTCCTCCGGTTTACACGTCTATGACGTCGGGGTCTGTCCTACGCCGCTGCTCTATTTTTCTCTTTTCCATCTCGACGTGGACGGCGGTATTATGGTGACCGCGAGCCACAATCCGTCCGAATACAATGGCTTCAAAGTCTGCCTCGGAAAAGAAACTATCTACGGCGCGCAGATCCAGGATTTGAGGGCGCGAATGGAGCGCGGGGATTTCAAGGAGAATCCCGGCGGAAAGCGGGAAGCCTACGCCATCATTCCTCCTTACACTGAACACCTGCTGCCCGACGTGCCGTCTCTCGCCCGTCCGCTCAAGGTCGTTATCGATGCGGGAAGCGGAGTGGCCGGGCCGGTTGCGCCGCCGATCTTTCGCCGCCTCGGCTGCGAGGTCTGGGAGATCGCCTGCACTATGGACGGATCGTTTCCCATTCATCACCCGGACCCGACGGTCCCCGAGAATTTAGAACTGCTGATCGACAAGGTAAAAAAGGAAAAGGCGGACCTGGGGATCGCTTACGACGGCGACGCCGACCGTATCGGCGCGGTGGATGAAAAGGGAAATATCCTCTGGGGCGACGAGCTTTTGATTCTCTTCGCCCGGGATATTCTCAAGCGCCACCCCGGCGCCACCATCATTTCAGAGGTCAAATGCTCGCAAAGGCTGTTCGACGAGATCGAGAAGAACGGCGGTAAGGCGATCATGTGGAAGGCGGGCCATTCGCTGCTCAAGGCGAAGATGAAGGAGACCAAGGCGGTGCTGGCCGGAGAGATGAGCGGGCATATGTTTTTCGCCGACCGGTACTTCGGCTACGACGACGCAATTTACGCCTCGCTCCGGCTGGTCGAGCTGGTGGCCCGCTTGGGCCGTCCCCTTTCAACGCTGCTCGCCGATTTGCCCAAGAGCGTGTCCACTCCGGAGATCCGCGTCGACTTTCCCGACGACAAAAAATTTGCCATCGCAGAGCGCGCCAAAGAATATTTTCGCAAACAATACCCGATCATCGACGTCGACGGCGTGCGCATCCAGTTTCCCGAAGGCTGGGGACTCATTCGCGCGTCCAACACGCAGCCCGCGTTGGTGCTCCGCTTCGAGGCAAAGAGCGCCGAGAAGCTGAAGGAGTACCGCGGGATCGTCGAGTCCAAGCTTGCAGAGCTGAGTAGCTGACGAATGCCCGGCAAGATCGTCATCCGAGGGGCGCGGCAGCACAATCTAAAAAACATCGACCTCGAAATTCCCCGTGATCGCTTGGTCGTCATCACCGGCGTTTCCGGCTCGGGAAAGTCTTCCTTAGCTTTCAACACTCTCTACGCCGAAGGGCAGCGGCGCTACGTGGAGTCGCTTTCGGCTTACGCCCGGCAGTTCTTACAGCAGATGGAGCGGCCTGACGTGGACGCGATCGAAGGGCTCTCGCCGGCGATCGCCATCGAACAACACGGCGCCGGCCGCAACCCGCGCTCCACGGTCGGAACCGTCACGGAGATTTACGATTATTTGAAGCTCCTCTTCGCGTGGGTAGGAAAACCACATTGCTATAAATGCGGTCGCGAGATTTCCGCGTACACGGTCCAGCAGATCGTCGATCGTCTCCTCGCGCTGCCGCCGCAAACACAGCTCAATATTCTGGCGCCGATCGCCGTCGATGGAAATGCCGATGCGCGTAAAAAGCTCGGCGCCCTGGCCAAGGCCGGATTTGCGCGCGTCAAGATCGACAGCAAAGTTAACGACCTGAGCGGAGAGATCGCAGTCACAGAAAACGCCGTCCACGTCATTGAGCTGATCGTCGACCGAATCGTTCTGAGAGACGGCATTGAAAAACGGCTGGCCGATTCCCTGGAGACCGCCTATCGCTACGGCAGCGATGTCCTCAAGATCGAGATCGCGGGCGGCACGGGCAATAATAAGGAAGAGCTGATCTTCAGCCAAAAAGCGGTCTGTGTTCGCTGCGGCGTTTCCTACCCCGAGCTGACGCCGCAACTTTTTTCCTTCAATAGCCCGGAAGGAGCCTGTCCCGATTGCGCCGGTCTGGGGCGGCGGATCGGCCGAGGCAAAAATTCCGCAGATCCCGCGGATTCGGATTATCTCGGCGCGGCGCTTTGTCCGACCTGCAACGGCATGCGCCTGAAGCAAGAAAGCCTTCATGTTCTGATCGCGGGTAAAAACATCGGCGATTTAACGGCGGCTCCGATCGGAGAAGCGCTTGAGTTTTTCACCCGCCTTGA is a window of Candidatus Binatia bacterium DNA encoding:
- a CDS encoding YqgE/AlgH family protein; the protein is MKRLCVLALAVLLGFVGVGRNPPAAVAEEEQYLIGQFLVATREMADPRFAESVIYMIRHDRTGAMGLVINRPVAEGPLSDLLKALGQKGEGAVETVRIHLGGPVESERLFILHSNDYAASATMFVGNGLGVSGDDDILQAIERGKGPRQKLFIFGYAGWAPGQLEQEIKNGAWFT
- a CDS encoding peptidylprolyl isomerase, which translates into the protein MKRRKIYPGLAVFAWIILSCAVPASANVIEQIIVVVDGEPYTLTNFKDYAKTQMSREFPAGDLKQLGKEDQEVVEQFITDKLLAAEVKQSGIKVSDEEIDHYIGQIKEKNGINDEQLREALKRERVTWEKYRASIRAEVEKSEIIDGQVRKKVNITPEDVERYYQLNQKKYVSDERARVRHILLVVPEGTDGAKAAMEKASEIRRRALAGEDFAKLAESYSEGAGASEGGDIGWITRGSLLQEIDELAFGKLAVGEVSQPVRTSAGIHLVKVETREAGKQIPFATVREKVREEVLAKAIEERFNKWLKSDLRKRHKVDVKLPGVVFRPEDTKEGTMDTLVASRSKRSRNESSSFWDFLNPFKSTPVEDDEELGQNPNAGQDVISLFGTPLFRSESADPAETTDEILAPIEDPKGAAKPKESGGFWRSLNPFAK
- the pdxA gene encoding 4-hydroxythreonine-4-phosphate dehydrogenase PdxA, giving the protein MAKPLIAVTMGDPAGVGPEIVLKALADPAVRRKCRIVVLGDWLVLERNLKTQGPNRKLVSWQPGRPWPEADGVIVHSLSSLSPAQCKPGRPSRACGDAVYRYIKEAAKLALSGSVDAIATAPINKKVLQMAGHRYPGHTELLAELAGVPECRMMLLGSSLKVVPVTGHVALMRVARELTRRKIRVTLELASQALRKYFGRARPRLAVAALNPHAGEEEIFGDEERKIIFPAVREAKRRGIRAFGPLPADSLFHRAAREDYDAVICMYHDQALIPLKLLHFIGGVALTLGLPFVRTSVDHGTAYDIAGQNKADATSMKEAILLAARLGQRVKRRRRS
- a CDS encoding phosphomannomutase/phosphoglucomutase; translated protein: MNPAIFREYDIRGLAEKDFDADFAYLLGKVHGTAVYSKGGRRVTVGRDCRATSDPYAEAVIRGLVSSGLHVYDVGVCPTPLLYFSLFHLDVDGGIMVTASHNPSEYNGFKVCLGKETIYGAQIQDLRARMERGDFKENPGGKREAYAIIPPYTEHLLPDVPSLARPLKVVIDAGSGVAGPVAPPIFRRLGCEVWEIACTMDGSFPIHHPDPTVPENLELLIDKVKKEKADLGIAYDGDADRIGAVDEKGNILWGDELLILFARDILKRHPGATIISEVKCSQRLFDEIEKNGGKAIMWKAGHSLLKAKMKETKAVLAGEMSGHMFFADRYFGYDDAIYASLRLVELVARLGRPLSTLLADLPKSVSTPEIRVDFPDDKKFAIAERAKEYFRKQYPIIDVDGVRIQFPEGWGLIRASNTQPALVLRFEAKSAEKLKEYRGIVESKLAELSS